The window AATGCCGATAATGGCACTGATATAGATGACTCGACTACTCTTATCCAGCTGCGTTTGAACATCATCAAGGAGAATCCCCACAACTACAGCACCAATTTGTTTCCCTGTTGCATTATAAACAGGGGTAAAAAAACGCAAGGACATTCCAAGGGTCCCTTTGCCAATCGATAAATTTTCCTTCCCGGCATAGACCGGCTTATCGTCTCCACCAACGAATTTGTGACCGATTTTCTCTTTAATAGGATGTGATTTCCTAATTCCGTTCATATCTAAAACAACAATAAACCGGACATCAGTTGCTTTTCGAATTTTTTCCGTGTAAGGCTGGATTGATTTCTCATCCACATTATTACTTAACCCATCAATGACAACCGGTGACAGTGCGACTGTCCTTGATAGGTCCTTTGCTTTTTCTTCAATATTATTTAAAGTTGTTAGTTCGACATTTTTTTTAATCAAGTGATTAGTAACAGAGAAACAGATGAAGATAACCGCTGAGACTAATAAGGTAATGGTTGTTCGTAATCGAAGCTTCAATAATCTTTTTACCACTTAATCCATCTCCTTGTAGTGGCTTAACCTATCGTCATGGTATTTTAACTTACTTTATTGTAAGAGTAAAAAATCACTTTTCCCCTAAAAAGTGTTTCAATTAAGTGAATGTTTAATTTTGGGAAAAAAGAGACTGTTGAAAAGGTCGATTGTAAACTTATAATACAAAAAAAGAGGCTGCGGTGGAAATCCAGCAGTCTCTTTTTCTGTGAACCTTTTGTTTATTTAATTGTTTGCTTTGAAACCATATAAGCTACTAAGATATACCGTTGTGGCGCATCGCCTATGTAATTAAAGGGGTAACAGGTACTAACTGTTAAAGTAGCTCTAGGTTTAGGCACAATAACCGTCCGATCATTAGCATCTACTATCCTTACTTTATTTACTTTATAGGTAAACTCACCAGCAGAAGTATTAACAGTCAAGAGGTCCCCAACACCCACCTCTCCTAATCTGCGAAAAACGGTATCTCGGTGACCAGATAAAACTGAATTATCTTTTTCTCCAGGAAGGACACTGTTTGCATAATGCCCCACTCCCTTTTCTAGTTCATCTTCATCTGTACCATGGAAAATTGGTAAACTAGCATTTAATTTTGGAATATATAAACTTCCTATTTCTTCCCCTTGTTTAGGACGAACTGGATAAAGAACATCGGGATTTTTATTAGAAGATTTGAGATGAGCTGCTGATTTAGCTGGATGATCACTACTTTTCTCTACCTTATACAAAAAGTACCCTTTTAAAAACTTATAGGCATTTGTTGTCGAAAATCCAATTCCTGATAAAACCAAAGCAATTGAAAGAAAAAAAATGAGCTTCTTTCTTTTCATTTTATAAAATCCTTCTATAAGTCCGGTATACCATAACTCCTGATAAAATCATAAAAAGGCCAATCAGGATATTGGGAACATAGTTGCCGGCTGTATTAGGTAGTTTCCCACCTTTTTCAGTTTTAAATTGAACGGCAGTTGTTTCAGTCTTTGCTTTTTCGACAACTACCTTTTCAGTGGCTTTATCTACTTCTTGTCCCACTTCATTTACGGTGTCAGAGTCTACCATTTCACCTGTTATAAGTAAGTCAGCCAGAAAATTCCCACTAAGATCGTAAATGTTCATTTTTAATTTAGCATTGTTTAGTTCATTCATACTCAATACTTCCCAAAATGGAATAGCAGATTCCTTATCACTTTTGACAAGATAAAAATCAACCTTTAATTGGAGGATGGTAAGAAATTCATCATAAATCGATAAAAATTCTTGAACCTGCTCAGAATTTAGGTCAGTCAATTTGTCAAATTCACCAAAAGCCTCCATTCTGGTTGCCAGTTCTTCTAACTTTGCTAGGGATTCAGGTGAGGATAACTCTTCTTGATGGGCAATAAAATGTTCGCTTAATTTGTTTAGTTCCGCTTCTGTTAGGCCAAACTGCTCCTGAAAAGCCGCTAATAGATTTGTAGCGAATTCATCATCAATTGAACCAGGGTCCCCCTCAATTGGATTCAAATAAAAGGAAACAGAATAATCTAGATCATCTATAAAAACATAATCATCAATTGCTTCTCCGTTTTCTTCTAAAAGAGAATTCAGTTCATCTATTGTCAGATCATATTCTGTTAGCATATCTTCTAAATTACTATTATCTGAAGAAATGACTTCTCCAAGAAAATCTGAGAGGTCTGTTACACTATCAAAATCATCTAGTCCTAATTCATAAAGAGTCAGTGACTCCTCAATATCTTCCTTTGTTACTTCAAAACCACGAGTTGCACTAATTTCCTCCAAATAAACTTCCAGATCCGAATCAAAGGTTGGGTCCTGAGCAGCAAAAGATAGGTTTGGTAAACTAGGTAATAATAAAAGTAGTGCTAGTAGTATTCTAGAAATTTTCTTCATCTTTTCCCTCTTTTCTTGTAGTAGTACAGCATTATTGTATACTAGAGTTATCTTGTGCGCTACCCATTATATGGAATTTATTCAATATTTCGAGTTGAGATATAAGGGGAGAATATTTTTGTTGAAAATTATACAAAATCACAAAAGCAGGTTGTCCAATTCAGCCATTTAGGAGCCAAAGGCTATTCAGTATTTTTGGAAATCAAGCAAGGGATTTTTGATTCAAGACGGGGATTTTTTGTAAAAAAAAACAGACCCTCAAGCAATAAAGTGAGAGTCTGTTTATCGTTTCGTTAAGTTAATTATGCCTTACGAACGTTTGTTGCTTGCGGGCCGCGTTGTCCTTGCTCAACCTCAAAGGTAACCTCTTGGCCTTCATCTAATGTTTTGTACCCCTCGCCCTGAATAGCTGAGAAATGTACAAATACATCTTCTCCACCTTCACGCTCGATAAATCCAAAACCTTTTTCACCGTTAAACCATTTTACTTTGCCATGTTCCATTAATTGTTGCCTCCTAGCATGTAATAAATAAACAAAATTACTAAATAATCTTGCTCATTTTAGTATAACCGTGGAAAGGACTTTTTAATCTTATATTTCCAACTATCTTTATTTTTCCCAAAAATGGGACTTTGGACAAGCGGGTTGTGAATAAAATATTGAAGAGTAAGCAGCAATTTTTTTACGAATAGTGTCACTTTCTGGCAAGACCTCGTTCTTATTATGGTATAATTTAACAATACAAGGAGGCTAATATATGAAAATTTCCGAAATCAAAAAACAAGCACGAACAGCGCTAAAAGGACAATGGGGTGCCGCAGTTCTACTTACCTTTATATTGTTCCTGCTCACATCGGTTTTACCATCGATTGTTGAGTCAATTTTTAGTGGAGGATTCAACAACATGTTGAATCAGGACCAAGCACCACCCTCAGCAGTTATAGGAAATATGTTGATCGCCATTATTTTAATTCCAGTAAGTATTTCAGTTTATTGGTATTATTTATCCGTTGTGAGATCAGAGGTACCAGAAATTTCCCAGGTGTTTACTATCTTTAATAATGGGAAAACTTATTTCAAATTAATCGGAGCTTCACTT of the Bacillus sp. 1NLA3E genome contains:
- a CDS encoding processed acidic surface protein; translation: MKKISRILLALLLLLPSLPNLSFAAQDPTFDSDLEVYLEEISATRGFEVTKEDIEESLTLYELGLDDFDSVTDLSDFLGEVISSDNSNLEDMLTEYDLTIDELNSLLEENGEAIDDYVFIDDLDYSVSFYLNPIEGDPGSIDDEFATNLLAAFQEQFGLTEAELNKLSEHFIAHQEELSSPESLAKLEELATRMEAFGEFDKLTDLNSEQVQEFLSIYDEFLTILQLKVDFYLVKSDKESAIPFWEVLSMNELNNAKLKMNIYDLSGNFLADLLITGEMVDSDTVNEVGQEVDKATEKVVVEKAKTETTAVQFKTEKGGKLPNTAGNYVPNILIGLFMILSGVMVYRTYRRIL
- a CDS encoding cold-shock protein, encoding MEHGKVKWFNGEKGFGFIEREGGEDVFVHFSAIQGEGYKTLDEGQEVTFEVEQGQRGPQATNVRKA
- a CDS encoding DUF975 family protein; its protein translation is MKISEIKKQARTALKGQWGAAVLLTFILFLLTSVLPSIVESIFSGGFNNMLNQDQAPPSAVIGNMLIAIILIPVSISVYWYYLSVVRSEVPEISQVFTIFNNGKTYFKLIGASLLIGIFVFLWTLLLIIPGIIKSISYSQTYYLLKDHPEYTVFEAITESRKRMNGYKWKYFLLNLSFIGWGILGIFTLGIGYLWLVPYVSTSNATFYNELMLSDKDKDELYF
- a CDS encoding class D sortase, with the protein product MKRKKLIFFLSIALVLSGIGFSTTNAYKFLKGYFLYKVEKSSDHPAKSAAHLKSSNKNPDVLYPVRPKQGEEIGSLYIPKLNASLPIFHGTDEDELEKGVGHYANSVLPGEKDNSVLSGHRDTVFRRLGEVGVGDLLTVNTSAGEFTYKVNKVRIVDANDRTVIVPKPRATLTVSTCYPFNYIGDAPQRYILVAYMVSKQTIK